One window of the Streptomyces asoensis genome contains the following:
- the cydD gene encoding thiol reductant ABC exporter subunit CydD — translation MKPIDPRLLRYARATRLFLVAVVGLGAVGAALVIAQAMLIAEAVVGAFQHGLSITELRTPLLLLVAVAVGRALVAWLTELAAHRASAAVKSELRGRLLERATALGPNWLSGRRTGSLVALATRGVDALDDYFSRYLPQLGLAVVVPVAVLARIVTEDWVSAAIIVGTLPLIPVFMVLIGWATQSRMDRQWRLLSRLSGHFLDVVAGLPTLKVFGRAKAQAESIRRITGEYRQATMRTLRIAFISSFALELLSTLSVALVAVTIGMRLVHGEMDLYIGLVILVLAPEAYLPLRQVGAQYHAAAEGLAAAEEIFEVLETPAPASGTVAVAEGGVAFEGVTVRYPGRSADAVTDVSFTVEPGETVALVGPSGAGKSTLLNALLGFVRPAEGRVLAGGVDLAAADLEQWRSRIAWVPQRPHLYAGTIEENVRLARPDADDAAVRRALADAGALEFVEALPAGADTVLGEDGAGLSAGQRQRLALARAFLADRPVLLLDEPTAALDGETEAEVVAAVRRLAAGRTVLLVVHRPALLAVADRVVRLAEAETPVPVEAAPKGAAPAPPDEAATLPVSGEPGTGLAVSGGGVLARVRAMAGARRGRLALALLLGSLALGSAVGLMATSGWLISRASQQPPVLYLMVAVTATRTFGIGRAVFRYAERLVSHDAVLRMLADTRVAVWRRLERLAPAGLHSTRRGDLLTRLVADVDALQDYWLRWLLPAGSAVVVSAGAVAFTAWLLPAAGAVLAAGLLTAGVGVPLVTGAVARRAERRLAPARGVLATRTADLLTGTAELTVAGALPVRTAGVRAADSVLTRIASRAATATALGDGLTALVSGLTVTAAALVGAQAVADGRLSGVTMAVVVLTPLAAFEAVLGLPLAVQYRQRVRRSAERVYEVLDSPEPVREPERPRQAPASPFPLALKGLAARHAGQGRDALAGVDLTLTQGRRIAVVGPSGSGKTTLAQVLLRFLDAGAGSYTLGGVDAHALDGDDVRRLVGLCAQDAHLFDSSVRENLLLAKKGAGEEELRDALARARLLEWADGLPDGLDTLVGEHGARLSGGQRQRLALARALLADFPVLVLDEPAEHLDLPTADALTQDLLAATEGRTTLLITHRLAGLEAVDEVVVLGEGRVVQRGSYAALAAVEGPLRRMAEREEATELLVAVR, via the coding sequence GTGAAACCGATCGACCCGCGTCTCCTCCGGTACGCCCGCGCCACCCGCCTCTTCCTGGTGGCGGTCGTCGGCCTGGGTGCCGTCGGAGCGGCCCTGGTCATCGCGCAGGCGATGCTCATCGCCGAGGCCGTGGTGGGGGCCTTCCAGCACGGCCTGTCCATCACCGAACTGCGCACTCCTCTGCTGCTGTTGGTGGCTGTGGCGGTCGGCCGGGCGCTGGTGGCCTGGCTCACCGAACTCGCCGCGCACCGCGCGAGTGCCGCCGTGAAGTCGGAGCTGCGGGGGCGGTTGCTGGAGCGGGCCACCGCGTTGGGGCCGAACTGGCTCAGTGGCCGGCGTACCGGTTCGCTGGTCGCCCTCGCCACGCGGGGCGTGGACGCCCTCGACGACTACTTCTCGCGCTATCTGCCGCAGCTGGGACTGGCGGTGGTCGTACCGGTCGCGGTGCTCGCGCGGATTGTGACCGAGGACTGGGTGTCCGCCGCGATCATCGTCGGCACCCTGCCCCTGATCCCGGTCTTCATGGTGCTGATCGGCTGGGCCACGCAGTCGCGGATGGACCGTCAGTGGCGGCTGCTGTCCCGGCTGTCCGGGCACTTCCTGGACGTTGTCGCCGGGCTGCCCACGCTCAAGGTGTTCGGGCGGGCCAAGGCGCAGGCCGAGTCGATCCGGCGCATCACCGGCGAGTACCGGCAGGCGACCATGCGGACGCTGCGGATCGCCTTCATCTCGTCGTTCGCGCTGGAGTTGCTGTCGACGCTCTCGGTGGCCCTGGTGGCCGTGACGATCGGCATGCGGCTCGTGCACGGCGAGATGGACCTGTACATCGGCCTGGTGATCCTCGTGCTGGCGCCGGAGGCGTATCTCCCGCTGCGCCAGGTCGGGGCGCAGTACCACGCGGCCGCCGAGGGGCTGGCTGCCGCCGAGGAGATCTTCGAGGTACTGGAGACACCGGCACCGGCGTCGGGCACGGTCGCGGTGGCCGAGGGAGGGGTGGCGTTCGAGGGCGTGACCGTCCGCTACCCCGGGCGCTCCGCCGACGCTGTCACGGACGTGTCGTTCACCGTCGAACCCGGTGAGACGGTCGCGCTGGTCGGACCGAGCGGTGCGGGCAAGTCGACCCTGCTGAACGCGCTGCTGGGGTTCGTGCGGCCGGCCGAGGGCCGGGTGCTGGCCGGGGGAGTCGACCTCGCGGCGGCCGACCTGGAGCAGTGGCGCTCTCGGATCGCGTGGGTGCCGCAGCGCCCGCACCTCTATGCCGGGACGATCGAGGAGAACGTACGGCTGGCGCGTCCCGACGCCGACGACGCGGCCGTTCGCCGGGCGCTGGCGGACGCGGGGGCGCTGGAGTTCGTCGAGGCGCTGCCCGCAGGGGCCGACACGGTGCTCGGCGAGGACGGGGCCGGGCTGTCCGCCGGGCAGCGGCAGCGGCTGGCGCTGGCCAGGGCGTTCCTCGCGGACCGGCCCGTGCTGCTGCTGGACGAGCCGACGGCCGCGCTCGACGGGGAGACCGAGGCGGAGGTGGTGGCGGCCGTGCGGCGCCTCGCGGCCGGTCGGACGGTCCTGCTGGTCGTGCACCGGCCGGCGCTGCTGGCGGTGGCGGACCGTGTGGTGCGGTTGGCCGAGGCCGAGACACCCGTGCCCGTGGAGGCCGCTCCCAAGGGCGCCGCTCCCGCACCGCCGGATGAGGCGGCCACCCTGCCCGTCAGCGGTGAGCCCGGGACGGGGCTCGCCGTGAGCGGCGGTGGCGTCCTCGCCCGGGTCCGCGCCATGGCCGGCGCCCGACGCGGCCGGCTCGCCCTCGCGCTGCTGCTCGGCAGCCTCGCCCTCGGCAGTGCCGTGGGCCTCATGGCCACCTCCGGATGGCTCATCTCGCGGGCCTCGCAGCAGCCACCGGTGCTGTACCTGATGGTGGCTGTGACGGCGACCCGCACCTTCGGCATCGGGCGGGCGGTGTTCCGGTACGCGGAGCGGCTCGTGTCGCACGACGCCGTGCTCCGGATGCTGGCCGACACCCGGGTCGCCGTCTGGCGTCGGCTGGAGCGGCTGGCGCCCGCGGGCCTGCACTCGACCCGGCGGGGCGATCTGCTGACGCGGCTGGTCGCCGATGTGGACGCCCTCCAGGACTACTGGCTGCGCTGGCTGCTGCCCGCCGGGTCCGCCGTCGTCGTCTCTGCCGGGGCCGTCGCCTTCACGGCGTGGCTGCTGCCCGCGGCCGGGGCGGTGCTCGCCGCCGGGCTGCTGACGGCCGGGGTCGGCGTTCCCCTGGTCACCGGTGCCGTGGCGCGCCGGGCCGAGCGTCGGCTCGCCCCCGCCCGAGGGGTGCTCGCCACCCGCACGGCCGACCTGCTCACCGGCACCGCCGAGTTGACCGTCGCGGGCGCGTTGCCCGTCCGCACCGCGGGGGTGCGCGCGGCCGACTCGGTGCTCACCAGGATCGCCTCGCGCGCGGCGACCGCCACCGCCCTCGGCGACGGGCTGACCGCGCTCGTCTCCGGGCTGACCGTCACGGCCGCCGCCCTGGTGGGCGCCCAGGCGGTCGCCGACGGACGGCTGAGCGGCGTGACCATGGCCGTGGTCGTCCTCACCCCGCTGGCCGCCTTCGAAGCCGTCCTGGGGCTTCCCCTGGCCGTGCAGTACCGCCAACGGGTGCGCAGGAGCGCCGAGCGGGTGTACGAGGTCCTGGACTCCCCCGAGCCCGTGCGCGAGCCGGAGCGGCCCCGTCAGGCGCCCGCATCGCCCTTCCCGCTGGCCCTCAAGGGGCTGGCCGCCCGGCACGCCGGGCAGGGGCGGGACGCACTTGCCGGGGTCGATCTCACCCTGACGCAGGGACGCCGGATCGCCGTCGTCGGGCCCTCCGGCTCCGGGAAGACCACGCTCGCGCAGGTGCTGCTGCGGTTCCTGGACGCCGGCGCGGGCTCGTACACGCTCGGCGGGGTGGACGCGCACGCCCTGGACGGCGACGACGTACGCCGGCTGGTCGGGCTGTGCGCGCAGGACGCGCACCTCTTCGACAGCTCGGTCCGCGAGAACCTCCTGCTCGCGAAGAAGGGGGCGGGCGAGGAGGAGCTGCGGGACGCGCTGGCGCGAGCCCGGCTGCTGGAGTGGGCCGACGGTCTGCCCGACGGGCTCGACACGCTCGTGGGCGAACACGGTGCCCGGTTGTCCGGCGGCCAGCGGCAGCGGCTCGCGCTGGCCCGGGCGTTGCTCGCCGACTTCCCCGTCCTGGTGCTCGACGAGCCGGCCGAGCATCTGGACCTGCCGACCGCCGACGCGCTCACCCAGGACCTGCTGGCCGCCACCGAGGGCCGTACGACCCTGCTCATCACCCACCGGCTCGCCGGCCTCGAGGCGGTCGACGAGGTGGTCGTGCTGGGCGAGGGACGGGTGGTGCAGCGGGGTTCCTACGCGGCGCTGGCGGCCGTGGAGGGTCCGTTGCGGAGGATGGCCGAACGGGAGGAGGCCACGGAGCTGTTGGTGGCCGTGCGATAA
- a CDS encoding HAD family hydrolase: MRENGPVTSATRQPETPAAALPPRLIATDLDGTLLRDDKSVSPRTVAALAAAEEAGIEVFFVTGRPARWMDVVSEHVHGHGLAICGNGAAVVDLHGGPGAHRFVKVRELARENALDAVRLLREAAPGTMYAIEQTYGFYQEPEYPKMHMEIPDTLAPAERLLAPDAPGAGEPVLKILAFHPTIDPDAFLTIARLAIGDCANVTRSSPSALLEISGPEVSKASTLALCCAERGISHEEVVAFGDMPNDVEMLTWAGRSYAMGNAHPDVLAAASGQTVANNEDGVAVVIEQLISERK; the protein is encoded by the coding sequence ATGCGCGAGAATGGCCCGGTGACCTCAGCGACCAGACAGCCCGAGACCCCGGCCGCCGCCCTCCCGCCCCGGCTGATCGCCACCGATCTCGACGGCACCCTGCTGCGCGACGACAAGTCGGTGTCCCCGCGCACGGTCGCCGCCCTCGCCGCCGCCGAGGAGGCGGGCATCGAGGTCTTCTTCGTCACCGGCCGCCCGGCCCGCTGGATGGACGTCGTCAGCGAGCACGTCCACGGGCACGGTCTGGCGATCTGCGGCAACGGCGCCGCCGTGGTCGATCTGCACGGCGGCCCCGGCGCCCACCGGTTCGTGAAGGTGCGCGAGCTGGCGCGGGAGAACGCGCTGGACGCCGTACGGCTGCTGCGGGAGGCGGCGCCCGGCACCATGTACGCCATCGAGCAGACGTACGGCTTCTACCAGGAGCCGGAGTATCCCAAGATGCACATGGAGATACCCGACACCCTCGCCCCGGCCGAGCGACTGCTTGCGCCGGACGCGCCCGGGGCCGGCGAGCCGGTGCTGAAGATCCTCGCGTTCCACCCCACGATCGACCCCGACGCCTTCCTCACCATCGCCCGGCTGGCCATCGGTGACTGCGCCAACGTCACCCGCTCCAGCCCCAGCGCCCTGCTGGAGATCAGCGGCCCCGAAGTCTCCAAGGCCAGCACGCTCGCCCTGTGCTGCGCGGAACGCGGCATCTCCCACGAGGAGGTCGTCGCGTTCGGCGACATGCCGAACGACGTCGAGATGCTCACCTGGGCCGGCCGGTCGTACGCGATGGGCAACGCGCACCCGGACGTGCTCGCGGCGGCCTCCGGACAGACCGTCGCCAACAACGAGGACGGCGTCGCCGTCGTCATCGAGCAGCTGATCTCCGAGCGGAAGTAG
- a CDS encoding M23 family metallopeptidase: MRSPRRRVLLVPVLLCLSGLLATRPTTAEGETGDGSDSRISAQVARLYEDAAVATQRYEAGRREAEKQQGKARRVEELLTRERREITVLREDLGRIARAQYRGGGGLPVVAQLVLAGSTDKLMRGQHVFSQANLAVDNAIDKNRRAEARLAADEAKAVAAWQAVERRALELARLKKDIDDKLEQARWQLQGRADASVAAGSCRGAVRLDRPPTHFVGDWVTPVETYALSAAFGSGGTRWANRHTGQDFAVPIGTPVRAVGAGRVVRVSCGGAFGIEVVVRHSDGYYTQYAHLAAVTVDQGDRVTTGQWIGQSGTSGNSTGPHLHFEVRVTPDAGSALDPVPWLAARGAPVG, encoded by the coding sequence ATGCGCTCACCTCGCCGTCGTGTCCTGCTCGTTCCGGTTCTGCTGTGCCTGTCCGGGTTGCTCGCGACCCGGCCCACGACCGCCGAGGGGGAGACCGGCGACGGCTCGGACTCCCGGATCAGTGCGCAGGTGGCGCGGCTGTACGAGGACGCGGCGGTGGCGACGCAGCGGTACGAGGCGGGGCGGCGCGAGGCGGAGAAGCAGCAGGGGAAGGCCCGGCGCGTGGAGGAACTCCTCACCCGTGAGCGGCGGGAGATCACCGTGCTGCGCGAGGACCTGGGCCGTATCGCCCGCGCCCAGTACCGCGGCGGTGGCGGTCTGCCGGTCGTCGCGCAGCTGGTTCTGGCGGGCAGCACCGACAAGCTGATGCGCGGCCAGCACGTCTTCTCGCAGGCGAACCTCGCCGTCGACAACGCGATCGACAAGAACCGGAGGGCGGAGGCACGGCTGGCCGCCGACGAGGCGAAGGCCGTCGCGGCCTGGCAGGCGGTGGAGCGGCGCGCCCTGGAACTCGCGCGGCTGAAGAAGGACATCGACGACAAGCTCGAGCAGGCACGATGGCAGTTGCAGGGCCGGGCGGACGCGTCGGTGGCGGCGGGTTCCTGCCGCGGCGCCGTGCGCCTGGACCGACCGCCGACGCACTTCGTGGGCGACTGGGTCACACCGGTCGAGACGTACGCCCTGTCCGCGGCCTTCGGCAGCGGTGGCACGCGCTGGGCGAACCGGCACACCGGGCAGGACTTCGCGGTGCCGATCGGGACGCCGGTACGGGCGGTCGGTGCAGGCCGCGTGGTGCGGGTTTCGTGCGGGGGCGCCTTCGGGATCGAGGTCGTGGTGCGGCATTCCGACGGCTACTACACGCAGTACGCCCACCTCGCCGCCGTCACCGTCGACCAGGGCGACAGGGTGACCACCGGGCAGTGGATCGGGCAGTCGGGCACATCGGGCAACTCGACCGGCCCGCACCTGCACTTCGAGGTGAGGGTCACGCCGGACGCGGGATCGGCGCTCGACCCGGTGCCCTGGCTGGCGGCACGCGGAGCGCCCGTCGGCTGA
- a CDS encoding AraC family transcriptional regulator yields MLERLNQAMEYIEGHLDEPIDVAALAHGAATSEYHLRRMFSALAGMPLSEYIRRRRLTVAGAEVLAGGDSLLEIAVRYGYGSGEAFARAFRAVHGVGPGEARRTGAALVSQPRLAFRLTVEGSSSMRYRMVDRPAFTVVGLKARVPLVHTGPNQAIIDFVRGIDPQVLERLEKLSDQEPQGIVAVCDDLDPSRAEGTELDYYQGVITSADASRGTTALAVPAGAWAVFATSGPAPQAIQELWRDVFTQWFPSNPYRSRPGPEILRTRLSPDGTEADAELWLPVERDQG; encoded by the coding sequence GTGCTGGAGCGGCTCAACCAGGCCATGGAATACATCGAGGGCCACCTCGACGAGCCGATCGACGTGGCGGCGCTGGCGCACGGCGCGGCCACCTCGGAGTACCACCTGCGCCGGATGTTCTCCGCGCTCGCCGGCATGCCGCTGTCGGAGTACATCCGGCGCAGGCGGCTGACCGTCGCGGGCGCCGAGGTGCTCGCCGGAGGGGACTCACTGCTGGAGATCGCGGTGCGCTACGGCTACGGCTCGGGTGAGGCGTTCGCGCGGGCGTTCCGTGCCGTGCACGGCGTCGGGCCGGGCGAGGCCCGCCGTACCGGCGCCGCGCTCGTCTCCCAGCCCCGGCTGGCCTTCCGCCTCACCGTCGAAGGGAGCAGCAGCATGCGCTATCGCATGGTGGACCGGCCGGCCTTCACCGTCGTCGGCCTCAAGGCCCGGGTGCCCTTGGTGCACACGGGGCCGAACCAGGCGATCATCGACTTCGTCCGCGGGATCGACCCGCAGGTTCTGGAGCGCCTGGAGAAGCTGTCGGACCAGGAACCTCAGGGCATCGTCGCGGTCTGCGACGACCTGGATCCGAGCCGGGCCGAGGGCACCGAACTCGACTACTACCAAGGGGTGATCACGTCCGCGGACGCCTCCAGGGGCACGACCGCCCTGGCCGTACCGGCCGGCGCCTGGGCCGTCTTCGCCACCTCCGGGCCGGCCCCGCAGGCCATCCAGGAGCTGTGGCGGGACGTGTTCACGCAGTGGTTCCCGTCCAACCCGTACCGCAGCCGCCCCGGCCCGGAGATCCTGCGCACCCGGCTGTCACCGGACGGGACCGAGGCCGACGCCGAACTGTGGCTGCCGGTGGAGCGGGATCAGGGCTGA
- the cydB gene encoding cytochrome d ubiquinol oxidase subunit II, which translates to MELHDVWFVLIAVLWTGYFFLEGFDFGVGILTKLLARDRPERRVLINTIGPVWDGNEVWLLTAGGATFAAFPEWYATLFSGFYLPLLLILVCLIVRGVAFEYRAKRPEENWQRNWETAIFWTSLLPAFLWGVAFGNLVGGVKIDQDFEYVGNVWDLLNPHALLGGLVTLTLFTFHGAVFTALKTVGEIRERARKLALKVGLATAVFASIFLLWTQIDSGDGKSLVALVVAVGALVAALVANQAGREGWSFALSGVTIVAAVAMLFLTLFPNVMPSTLNENWSLTVTNASSSPYTLKIMTWCAGIATPIVLLYQGWTYWVFRKRIGTQHIAEAAH; encoded by the coding sequence ATGGAACTGCACGACGTCTGGTTCGTCCTGATCGCCGTCCTGTGGACCGGCTACTTCTTCCTGGAGGGCTTCGACTTCGGGGTCGGCATCCTCACCAAACTGCTCGCCCGCGACCGGCCCGAGCGGCGGGTGCTCATCAACACCATCGGGCCCGTCTGGGACGGCAACGAGGTGTGGCTGCTCACGGCGGGCGGCGCGACCTTCGCCGCCTTCCCCGAGTGGTACGCCACGCTCTTCTCCGGCTTCTACCTGCCCCTGCTGCTCATCCTGGTCTGTCTGATCGTGCGGGGCGTCGCCTTCGAGTACCGGGCGAAGCGGCCCGAGGAGAACTGGCAGCGCAACTGGGAGACCGCGATCTTCTGGACCTCGCTCCTTCCCGCCTTCCTGTGGGGCGTCGCCTTCGGCAACCTCGTGGGGGGTGTCAAGATCGACCAGGACTTCGAGTACGTGGGCAATGTCTGGGACCTGCTCAACCCGCACGCGCTGCTCGGCGGTCTGGTGACCCTGACGCTGTTCACCTTCCACGGTGCGGTGTTCACGGCCCTCAAGACCGTCGGCGAGATCCGGGAACGGGCACGGAAGCTGGCGCTGAAGGTGGGGCTCGCGACCGCCGTGTTCGCTTCGATCTTCCTGCTGTGGACGCAGATCGACAGTGGTGACGGCAAGAGTCTGGTCGCCCTGGTCGTGGCGGTCGGTGCCCTGGTCGCGGCGCTCGTGGCGAACCAGGCGGGACGCGAGGGCTGGTCGTTCGCGCTCTCCGGCGTCACCATCGTGGCCGCCGTGGCGATGCTCTTCCTGACGCTCTTTCCGAACGTCATGCCGTCCACGCTCAACGAGAACTGGAGCCTCACGGTGACCAACGCCTCGTCGAGCCCGTACACCCTGAAGATCATGACCTGGTGTGCCGGTATCGCCACACCGATCGTGCTGCTCTACCAGGGCTGGACGTACTGGGTGTTCCGCAAGCGGATCGGTACGCAGCACATCGCCGAGGCCGCGCACTGA
- a CDS encoding cytochrome ubiquinol oxidase subunit I encodes MDLALAPETLARWQFGITTVYHFLFVPLTISLAALTAGLETAWVRTENEKYLRATKFWGKLFLINIAMGVVTGIVQEFQFGMNWSDYSRFVGDVFGAPLAFEALIAFFFESTFIGLWIFGWDKLPKKIHLACIWMVSIGTILSAYFILAANSWMQHPVGYRINKEKGRAELTDFWAVLTQNTALSQVFHTMSAAFLTGGAFMVGIAAFHLYRKKHIPVMKTSLRLGLVTVVIAGLLTAVSGDVLGKVMFKQQPMKMAAAEALWDGEAPAPFSVFAYGDVEKGHNKVAIEIPGLLSFLANDDFSSYVPGINDVNKAEQEKYGPGDYRPNIPVAYWGFRWMIGFGMSSFAIGLAGLWLTRKKFLLPQHLRVGEDEVPHVVLFRNKALSPKLTKLYWLAAIWTLGFPLIANSWGWIFTEMGRQPWVVYGVLQTRDAVSPGVSQGEVLTSMIVFTALYAILAVIEVKLLVKYVKAGPPELTEADLNPPTKIGGDSRDADKPMAFSY; translated from the coding sequence GTGGACCTGGCTTTGGCGCCGGAGACACTGGCGCGCTGGCAGTTCGGCATCACCACCGTCTACCACTTCCTCTTCGTCCCCCTGACGATCTCCCTCGCGGCACTCACCGCCGGGCTGGAGACCGCCTGGGTGCGCACGGAGAACGAGAAGTACCTCAGGGCGACGAAGTTCTGGGGCAAGCTCTTCTTGATCAACATCGCTATGGGTGTCGTCACCGGCATCGTGCAGGAGTTCCAGTTCGGCATGAACTGGTCCGACTACTCGCGCTTCGTCGGAGACGTCTTCGGAGCCCCGCTCGCCTTCGAGGCCCTGATCGCCTTCTTCTTCGAGTCCACCTTCATCGGCCTGTGGATCTTCGGCTGGGACAAGCTGCCGAAGAAGATCCACCTGGCCTGCATCTGGATGGTCTCGATCGGCACGATCCTGTCGGCGTACTTCATCCTCGCGGCCAACTCGTGGATGCAGCACCCCGTCGGCTACCGGATCAACAAGGAGAAGGGACGGGCCGAGCTCACCGACTTCTGGGCCGTGCTGACCCAGAACACCGCGCTCAGCCAGGTCTTCCACACCATGTCCGCGGCCTTCCTCACCGGTGGCGCCTTCATGGTCGGCATCGCCGCCTTCCATCTGTACCGCAAGAAGCACATCCCGGTGATGAAGACCTCGCTGCGGCTGGGCCTGGTCACCGTGGTCATCGCCGGTCTGCTCACCGCCGTCAGCGGTGACGTCCTCGGCAAGGTCATGTTCAAGCAGCAGCCGATGAAGATGGCCGCCGCCGAGGCCCTGTGGGACGGCGAGGCGCCCGCGCCGTTCTCGGTCTTCGCCTACGGCGACGTCGAGAAGGGGCACAACAAGGTCGCGATAGAGATCCCGGGCCTGCTGTCCTTCCTCGCGAACGACGACTTCAGCTCGTACGTCCCCGGCATCAACGACGTGAACAAGGCCGAACAGGAGAAGTACGGTCCCGGCGACTACCGGCCCAACATCCCGGTCGCCTACTGGGGCTTCCGCTGGATGATCGGCTTCGGCATGTCGTCCTTCGCGATCGGCCTGGCAGGACTCTGGCTCACCCGCAAGAAGTTCCTGCTGCCGCAGCACCTGAGGGTCGGCGAGGACGAGGTGCCGCATGTGGTGCTGTTCAGGAACAAGGCGCTCAGCCCCAAGCTCACCAAGCTCTACTGGCTGGCGGCGATCTGGACCCTGGGCTTCCCGCTGATCGCCAACTCCTGGGGCTGGATCTTCACCGAGATGGGCCGCCAGCCCTGGGTCGTCTACGGCGTCCTCCAGACCCGTGACGCGGTCTCCCCCGGGGTCTCCCAGGGCGAGGTCCTCACGTCGATGATCGTCTTCACGGCGCTCTACGCGATCCTCGCCGTCATCGAGGTCAAGCTGCTGGTGAAGTACGTGAAGGCCGGCCCGCCCGAGCTCACCGAGGCCGACCTCAACCCGCCCACGAAGATCGGCGGCGACTCCCGGGACGCCGACAAGCCGATGGCCTTCTCCTACTAG
- the hisC gene encoding histidinol-phosphate transaminase, producing the protein MSETSPKLRAELEGIPTYKPGKPAAGGGPVAYKLSSNENPYPPLPGVMESVTAAAASFNRYPDLACTLLINELSERFGVPASHLATGTGSVGVAQQLVQATSGPGDEVIYAWRSFEAYPIITQISGAKAVQVPLTPGDVHDLDAMADAITERTRLIFVCNPNNPTGTVVKRAELERFLDRVPRDVLVVLDEAYREFIRDPEVPDGVELYRKRPNVCVLRTFSKAYGLAGLRVGFAIAHEPVAEALRKTAVPFGVSQLAQEAAIASLRAEDALLGRVGSLVCERLRVVEGLRAQGWTVPETQANFVWLRLGELTVPFAAACEQAGVVVRPFPGEGVRVTVGENEANDIFLKVAEGFRKDL; encoded by the coding sequence GTGAGCGAGACGAGCCCCAAGCTGCGCGCCGAGCTGGAGGGGATCCCCACCTACAAGCCGGGCAAGCCGGCCGCGGGCGGCGGTCCCGTGGCCTACAAGCTGTCCTCCAACGAGAACCCCTATCCGCCGCTGCCGGGCGTGATGGAGTCGGTGACGGCGGCGGCCGCCTCCTTCAACCGTTACCCGGACCTGGCCTGCACGCTTCTGATCAACGAGCTGTCCGAGCGGTTCGGCGTCCCCGCTTCCCACCTGGCCACCGGCACCGGCTCGGTCGGCGTCGCCCAGCAGCTCGTGCAGGCCACCTCGGGCCCCGGCGACGAGGTGATCTACGCCTGGCGGTCCTTCGAGGCCTACCCGATCATCACGCAGATCAGCGGCGCGAAGGCCGTGCAGGTGCCGCTGACGCCGGGGGATGTGCACGACCTGGACGCTATGGCCGACGCGATCACCGAGCGGACCCGGCTGATCTTCGTCTGCAACCCCAACAACCCCACGGGCACCGTCGTGAAGCGGGCCGAGCTGGAACGGTTCCTCGACCGGGTGCCGCGTGACGTGCTGGTCGTGCTCGACGAGGCGTACCGGGAGTTCATCCGCGACCCCGAGGTGCCGGACGGCGTGGAGCTGTACCGGAAGCGGCCCAATGTCTGTGTCCTGCGGACCTTCTCCAAGGCCTACGGCCTTGCCGGCCTGCGCGTCGGCTTTGCCATCGCCCACGAGCCGGTGGCGGAGGCGCTGCGCAAGACGGCGGTGCCGTTCGGCGTGAGCCAGCTCGCGCAGGAGGCCGCGATCGCCTCGCTGCGTGCCGAGGACGCGTTGCTCGGCCGGGTCGGTTCCCTGGTGTGCGAGCGCCTCCGGGTGGTCGAGGGGCTGCGCGCGCAGGGCTGGACGGTGCCCGAGACCCAGGCCAACTTCGTGTGGCTGCGGCTCGGCGAGCTCACGGTCCCCTTCGCGGCCGCGTGTGAGCAGGCCGGCGTCGTGGTGCGGCCGTTCCCGGGCGAGGGTGTGCGGGTGACGGTCGGGGAGAACGAGGCGAACGACATCTTCCTGAAGGTGGCGGAAGGGTTCCGCAAGGATCTCTAG